The genomic stretch GCAGCACGCGCTCGCCCGCGATCGTGCCGAACAGCACGCCCACGATCCCCGCCGCGATCGGCAGCCACAGCCCGAGCATCTCGCGCCCGTAGGTCGCGAGATACACGGGCAGGCGCGCCAGGTCGACCAGCACGCCGACCGCCGTGGCCGTGGCGACGAACGCCTCCTTGGGCACGTCGAAGCCGAGTAGCGCGCCGGAGCGCAGGCCGCCCTGGTTCCCGACCAGACCCCCGAGCCCGCCCGAGACGATGCCCGCCACCCACGCTGCCTTGCCGCCGAAGCGCAAGCGCCGGGCCGCGCCGGTCGCCTCCATCAGGCCCGCGAAGATCAGAAGACAGCCCAGGACGATCCCGAGCGCCGGCCCCGCCATGGCGCGCTGCAGGAGCGCCCCGGCGAGCCCGCCCACGGCGCTCGCGATGCCGAAGCCGAGGAACACGTCGCGGTCGATCTCGCGCCGCATGCGCCAGGCCCGGAACACCGTGCCGGCGAAGTGCGGCAGCGCGACCGCCGCAACGGCCAGGCTCATGCCGAGCTGACTGGCCGCGAGCGGAGTCAGCACGCTGCCGATGCCGAAGCCGGTG from Myxococcota bacterium encodes the following:
- a CDS encoding sulfite exporter TauE/SafE family protein → MLAPVIFAAIFGATAALVGAVAAITGFGIGSVLTPLAASQLGMSLAVAAVALPHFAGTVFRAWRMRREIDRDVFLGFGIASAVGGLAGALLQRAMAGPALGIVLGCLLIFAGLMEATGAARRLRFGGKAAWVAGIVSGGLGGLVGNQGGLRSGALLGFDVPKEAFVATATAVGVLVDLARLPVYLATYGREMLGLWLPIAAGIVGVLFGTIAGERVLRRIPETAFRRGVAAALIALGAAMLAGLGR